In Lycium ferocissimum isolate CSIRO_LF1 chromosome 11, AGI_CSIRO_Lferr_CH_V1, whole genome shotgun sequence, a single genomic region encodes these proteins:
- the LOC132037631 gene encoding protein DOG1-like 4, with protein MSFQRFYQTWFDQLKEIVHQLNQAPKPATNDQHRELHQQLVQKVMSHYYEYYRVKSLAAKNDILSVFAAPWSTSLERSLHWIAGWRPTTAFHLIYTESSILFESHIIDILRGLRYGDLGDLSPDQLSRVSELQCEAVHEENAISDELSDWQDGASEIIGLMGDIDTKMEMLVEILEKADKLRMKTIENLVELLTPQQAVEFLIASAYLQFGIRRWGINHDRQRGNP; from the exons aTGAGCTTCCAGCGTTTCTACCAAACATGGTTCGATCAACTCAAAGAAATAGTCCATCAACTTAACCAAGCCCCTAAACCCGCCACCAATGACCAACACCGTGAGTTGCACCAACAACTAGTCCAAAAAGTCATGTCTCACTATTACGAGTACTATCGAGTCAAGTCCTTAGCTGCAAAAAATGACATCCTTTCCGTTTTCGCCGCGCCTTGGTCGACTTCTCTCGAACGATCTCTCCACTGGATTGCTGGTTGGCGACCAACAACTGCTTTCCACCTTATTTACACCGAATCCAGCATTTTGTTTGAGTCTCATATCATCGACATTCTTCGTGGTCTTCGATATGGTGATCTTGGTGACCTGTCGCCTGATCAACTTAGCCGTGTTAGTGAACTTCAATGTGAAGCAGTGCATGAAGAAAATGCTATCTCTGATGAACTCTCCGATTGGCAG GATGGTGCAAGTGAGATAATTGGGTTGATGGGAGATATAGATACGAAGATGGAAATGTTAGTGGAGATTTTAGAGAAAGCAGACAAACTAAGGATGAAGACTATAGAGAATTTGGTGGAGCTATTAACGCCACAGCAAGCAGTGGAATTTTTAATCGCATCGGCGTATTTGCAGTTTGGAATCCGTAGATGGGGAATCAATCATGACCGTCAAAGAGGGAATCCATGA
- the LOC132038645 gene encoding uncharacterized protein LOC132038645, producing the protein MQNHNLSVSKTLNPTLSTTLQSPSLIQFFNPLVRTLPLIPSTSRTPKPLTIQSHNQKPKIFLQNDVTFRRDIRSFAGRKKENSGGGRIEGSAEFRRQAKRNARRKSKKLAESLFYRLKNPHGNYPDNFSEEELQMIGLGYDRMVRFMEKDDPNLKHPYDWYKYGQFGPYSWRGVVLGEPIRGRFSDECVSMIGEVKDQEEWEKIEQHEMAQEFQNRLDAMDKNVGFRYFWVFVRHPKWRISDFPWQQWTLVSEVVVEAGNERLDKWNLMGRLGNKARSLITQCAAWMRPDIVYVQRPVYQCRFEPQDDFFKALTPLLDPESEEDFMFELEDDNGRVQLCTYFGGLCKIVRVNPKAFVDDVVKGYEKLSDEKKSKCLMFLLGNHPVHLLHPYTKEWKAKLEDMEMGCDAPDDDDDYGSNNNGETEIVDWIEDDEDGEDGDEDEGQYDVDLDASGDEDDEDDGSSQEEDARFWDDEFKKALGSNQAMEKFAKKYMETTTKFYEKHIDAMEEREKEVEEDGGDELAMRGVRAKVSPTEWENFGFGPFRRKLKKGKMPPELFMKAAVRPFTYKNLVKEIVLTRHAILEGEIGQKK; encoded by the coding sequence ATGCAAAACCACAACTTGTCAGTATctaaaaccctaaaccctacCCTCTCAACTACTCTTCAATCACCATCTCTCATCCAATTCTTCAACCCTCTTGTCAGAACACTACCCTTAATTCCATCCACCTCAAGAACTCCAAAACCCCTCACAATCCAATCCCACAaccaaaaacccaaaattttcCTGCAAAATGACGTCACTTTCCGGCGAGATATACGATCATTTGCCGGccggaaaaaagaaaattccgGTGGTGGGCGTATTGAAGGAAGCGCAGAGTTCCGGCGACAAGCTAAAAGAAATGCTCGCCGGAAAAGCAAGAAATTAGCTGAGAGTCTTTTTTATAGGCTAAAGAATCCTCATGGAAACTACCCGGATAATTTTAGTGAAGAAGAGCTACAAATGATTGGTTTGGGGTATGATAGAATGGTTAGGTTTATGGAAAAAGATGACCCAAATCTCAAACACCCTTATGATTGGTATAAGTATGGTCAATTTGGGCCATATTCTTGGCGTGGAGTTGTATTAGGTGAGCCTATTCGAGGGCGATTTTCGGACGAATGTGTATCGATGATTGGTGAAGTTAAGGATCAAGAAGAGTGGGAGAAAATAGAGCAACATGAAATGGCTCAAGAATTTCAGAATAGATTAGATGCAATGGATAAAAATGTGGGGTTTAGgtatttttgggtttttgttaGGCATCCTAAGTGGAGGATATCAGATTTTCCATGGCAACAATGGACTTTAGTATCTGAAGTTGTAGTTGAAGCTGGGAATGAAAGGTTAGATAAATGGAATTTGATGGGGCGGCTCGGGAATAAGGCTAGGTCTTTGATCACACAGTGTGCAGCGTGGATGAGACCTGATATTGTGTATGTACAAAGGCCTGTGTATCAGTGTAGGTTTGAGCCTCAAGATGACTTTTTTAAGGCATTAACGCCATTGCTTGATCCAGAAAGTGAAGAGGATTTTATGTTTGAATTGGAGGATGATAATGGGAGAGTGCAATTGTGTACTTATTTTGGTGGTTTGTGTAAGATTGTGAGAGTGAATCCTAAGGCATTTGTGGATGATGTTGTAAAAGGTTATGAGAAATTGAGTGATGAGAAGAAGTCCAAGtgtttgatgtttttgttgggcAATCATCCCGTGCATTTGTTGCATCCTTATACGAAAGAGTGGAAGGCGAAGTTGGAGGATATGGAGATGGGTTGTGATGCAccagatgatgatgatgattatggtaGTAATAACAACGGAGAGACTGAGATAGTTGACTGGATTGAGGACGATGAAGATGGTGAAGATGGAGACGAAGATGAGGGTCAGTACGATGTGGATTTGGATGCAAGTGGAGATGAAGATGATGAGGATGACGGTTCAAGTCAAGAAGAGGATGCTAGATTTTGGGATGATGAATTTAAGAAGGCATTGGGTAGCAACCAAGCGATGGAGAAGTTTGCCAAGAAATATATGGAGACGACTACGAAGTTTTATGAAAAACATATAGATGCAATGGAAGAGAGGGAAAAAGAAGTGGAGGAGGATGGTGGAGATGAATTGGCAATGAGAGGTGTTAGAGCTAAGGTTAGCCCAACGGAGTGGGAGAATTTTGGATTTGGTCCTTTTAGAAGGAAACTTAAGAAAGGTAAAATGCCTCCTGAGTTGTTCATGAAAGCTGCAGTTAGACCATTCACTTATAAGAATCTGGTAAAGGAAATTGTGTTGACCAGACATGCAATACTAGAAGGCGAAATTGGTCAGAAGAAATGA
- the LOC132036438 gene encoding uncharacterized protein LOC132036438 isoform X1: MAWKTQDDLENSDPLQDSGTNEWPCKPIIESSGWATKWPNDSTKSKLQTPLPTPQDEAANNAQLPALLTVSKYLNSTLSQDDDEEFSEYIGEDGLVYFQNVDEGFQDYDFFVKLFKEDDGLRMYYEENKESGGVFCCLVCCGVKEKGWKRFKDCASLVQHAISIAKTSKRRAHRAYCKVVCEILGWDVNKLPAIVISDSDKFDIMQGNADGGGEDCLAGQCKSTNSVSISDTEASLSKLSLIDESKQGKDGGSAELEHNSSSGVTVDRSLGDPSKGTPETTKENTEGVFNCVKNSVSKCKAGVDGLLEDLSYLTLEMQKGNAKGASDCVEPSKQCPVVTTEEKGSQKDDDAHKNHK; this comes from the exons ATGGCCTGGAAAACCCAAGATGACCTCGAAAATTCCGACCCACTTCAAGATTCCGGTACCAACGAATGGCCCTGTAAACCCATCATTGAATCATCAGGCTGGGCTACAAAATGGCCAAACGACAGTACAAAATCAAAACTCCAAACCCCTTTACCAACCCCTCAAGATGAAGCTGCAAACAACGCTCAACTCCCAGCATTACTCACAGTTTCCAAATACTTAAACTCTACACTAAGCCAAGACGATGATGAAGAGTTTTCTGAGTATATAGGTGAAGATGGACTTGTTTATTTCCAAAATGTTGATGAGGGTTTTCAAgattatgatttttttgttaAGTTGTTTAAGGAAGATGATGGGTTGAGGATGTATTATGAGGAAAATAAGGAGAGTGGTGGTGTGTTTTGTTGTCTCGTTTGTTGTGGGGTTAAGGAGAAAGGGTGGAAAAGGTTTAAGGATTGTGCGTCACTTGTTCAGCATGCTATAAGTATTGCTAAGACGTCGAAAAGACGGGCTCATCGGGCTTATTGTAAGGTTGTTTGTGAAATTCTTGGTTGGGATGTTAATAAGCTGCCTGCTATTGTGATTTCTGATAGTGATAAG TTTGACATAATGCAGGGGAATGCAGATGGTGGTGGTGAAGATTGTTTGGCAGGTCAATGCAAATCCACAAACTCTGTAAGTATCAGCGATACTGAAGCGTCTCTGTCGAAATTGTCTTTGATTGATGAAAGCAAACAAGGAAAAGATGGTGGCTCCGCAGAATTAGAG CACAATTCTTCAAGTGGAGTCACTGTCGATAGAAGCTTGGGAGATCCCAGCAAAGGTACTCCTGAAACAACCAAAGAGAACACAGAGGGGGTCTTTAACTGTGTG AAGAATTCTGTGAGCAAATGCAAAGCTGGTGTTGATGGACTCTTGGAAGATCTCAGCTATCTTACTCTTGAAATGCAGAAAGGGAATGCAAAGGGTGCATCTGATTGCGTG GAACCTTCCAAGCAGTGTCCTGTTGTTACAACAGAAGAAAAAGGAAGTCAGAAGGATGATGATGCACATAAAAATCACAAATGA
- the LOC132036438 gene encoding uncharacterized protein LOC132036438 isoform X3 produces MAWKTQDDLENSDPLQDSGTNEWPCKPIIESSGWATKWPNDSTKSKLQTPLPTPQDEAANNAQLPALLTVSKYLNSTLSQDDDEEFSEYIGEDGLVYFQNVDEGFQDYDFFVKLFKEDDGLRMYYEENKESGGVFCCLVCCGVKEKGWKRFKDCASLVQHAISIAKTSKRRAHRAYCKVVCEILGWDVNKLPAIVISDSDKGNADGGGEDCLAGQCKSTNSVSISDTEASLSKLSLIDESKQGKDGGSAELEHNSSSGVTVDRSLGDPSKGTPETTKENTEGVFNCVKNSVSKCKAGVDGLLEDLSYLTLEMQKGNAKGASDCVEPSKQCPVVTTEEKGSQKDDDAHKNHK; encoded by the exons ATGGCCTGGAAAACCCAAGATGACCTCGAAAATTCCGACCCACTTCAAGATTCCGGTACCAACGAATGGCCCTGTAAACCCATCATTGAATCATCAGGCTGGGCTACAAAATGGCCAAACGACAGTACAAAATCAAAACTCCAAACCCCTTTACCAACCCCTCAAGATGAAGCTGCAAACAACGCTCAACTCCCAGCATTACTCACAGTTTCCAAATACTTAAACTCTACACTAAGCCAAGACGATGATGAAGAGTTTTCTGAGTATATAGGTGAAGATGGACTTGTTTATTTCCAAAATGTTGATGAGGGTTTTCAAgattatgatttttttgttaAGTTGTTTAAGGAAGATGATGGGTTGAGGATGTATTATGAGGAAAATAAGGAGAGTGGTGGTGTGTTTTGTTGTCTCGTTTGTTGTGGGGTTAAGGAGAAAGGGTGGAAAAGGTTTAAGGATTGTGCGTCACTTGTTCAGCATGCTATAAGTATTGCTAAGACGTCGAAAAGACGGGCTCATCGGGCTTATTGTAAGGTTGTTTGTGAAATTCTTGGTTGGGATGTTAATAAGCTGCCTGCTATTGTGATTTCTGATAGTGATAAG GGGAATGCAGATGGTGGTGGTGAAGATTGTTTGGCAGGTCAATGCAAATCCACAAACTCTGTAAGTATCAGCGATACTGAAGCGTCTCTGTCGAAATTGTCTTTGATTGATGAAAGCAAACAAGGAAAAGATGGTGGCTCCGCAGAATTAGAG CACAATTCTTCAAGTGGAGTCACTGTCGATAGAAGCTTGGGAGATCCCAGCAAAGGTACTCCTGAAACAACCAAAGAGAACACAGAGGGGGTCTTTAACTGTGTG AAGAATTCTGTGAGCAAATGCAAAGCTGGTGTTGATGGACTCTTGGAAGATCTCAGCTATCTTACTCTTGAAATGCAGAAAGGGAATGCAAAGGGTGCATCTGATTGCGTG GAACCTTCCAAGCAGTGTCCTGTTGTTACAACAGAAGAAAAAGGAAGTCAGAAGGATGATGATGCACATAAAAATCACAAATGA
- the LOC132038646 gene encoding polynucleotide 3'-phosphatase ZDP — protein MLSLNITSFLKVPLKPNNSNPKFLLFISAMSSSSTKVTVEYAKSGRSSCKKCDEKIAAKSVRLGLVTKHPQGFDQTKWHHIHCFPFNSNFVSSVEDITGFSSLQSKDKEALEKLIDKEILTLQKVSDADTNKIDRKQKEICEQEDSEQELSKQKRLKLSAPEEEPVLEIAFSTSDVRATYKDATLLPKWRAFQTIIYLEQDEGLHASSKIAAFDFDGCLANTSVKRVGANAWSLMHPSIPEKLQSLYNDGYKLVIFTNESNIERWKKSRQAAVDSKIGRLEQFIKVAGVPIQVFIACGLSKITPEDPFRKPKTGMWNIMKKQFNSGVPIDMDESFYVGDAAGRQGDHSDADIKFAQAIGLRFYVPEEFFGKET, from the exons ATGCTAAGCTTAAACATCACTAGTTTCCTAAAAGTTCCTCTAAAACCCAACAATTCAAACcctaaattcctcttattcatTTCTGCAATGTCTTCTTCTTCCACAAAAGTGACAGTGGAGTATGCGAAATCAG GTCGCTCATCATGCAAGAAATGCGATGAAAAGATTGCCGCAAAATCTGTTAGATTGGGTTTAGTGACAAAACACCCTCAAGGCTTTGACCAGACAaaatggcatcacattcattgTTTTCCTTTCAATTCTAATTTCGTTTCCTCTGTTGAAGATATCACTGGTTTCTCATCACTCCAG AGCAAAGACAAAGAAGCTTTGGAGAAATTGATTGACAAAGAGATTCTAACTTTGCAGAAG GTTTCTGACGCAGACACAAACAAGATTGAcagaaaacaaaaggaaatttGTGAACAG GAAGACTCAGAGCAGGAACTAAGCAAGCAAAAGCGACTAAAG CTGTCTGCCCCTGAAGAGGAACCTGTGTTGGAGATAGCCTTCTCTACTTCTGATGTGAGGGCCACTTATAAG GATGCTACATTGTTACCAAAGTGGAGGGCATTTCAGACAATTATATATCTTGAACAG GACGAGGGGCTTCATGCTTCAAGTAAAATTGCCGCCTTTGATTTTGATGGTTGTCTTGCGAACACATCCGTGAAAAG AGTTGGTGCAAATGCTTGGTCTCTGATGCATCCTTCAATCCCGGAGAAGCTGCAGAGCTTGTACAATGACGGCTATAAGCTG GTAATTTTTACTAATGAATCCAACATTGAGCGCTGGAAGAAAAGTAGGCAGGCAGCTGTGGACTCGAAAATTGGACGACTTGAACAATTTATCAAGGTTGCTGGTGTTCCAATTCAG GTTTTCATTGCTTGTGGCTTGAGTAAGATCACGCCAGAGGATCCCTTTCGCAAACCTAAGACCGGGATGTGGAATATTATGAAAAAGCAGTTCAATTCTGGAGTTCCCATAGACATGGACGA GTCTTTCTATGTTGGTGATGCTGCTGGCAGACAAGGTGATCATAGTGATGCTGATATCAAATTTGCACAG GCCATTGGACTAAGATTTTATGTTCCAGAGGAATTCTTTGGGAAGGAAACTTGA
- the LOC132036711 gene encoding tubby-like F-box protein 7, with product MSLRRSLLSSRRRILSRSFTFSSKSFKEFKLPETSNNEITVLSNGDDDDTSSWSNMLPELLGEIIKRVEASEDTWPLRQNVVACGCVCKRWRQVTEDVVDSSLQNGKITFPSCLKQPGPRETPLQCFIKRDKKNAAFYLYLALSPSLMDQGKFLLAARRHRNGAHIEYIISLDADDLSQRSKAYVGKLRSDFLGTKFTIYDSQPPHNGARPSSSRSCRRFASKQISPQLPAGNFEVGHVSYKFNLLKSRGPRRMACLLKCPCPGEAVTHKSQDDTPKKKQPGSAETNSTVLKNKAPRWHEHLQCWCLNFHGRVTVASVKNFQLVATMDQSQPGGKGDEDTVILQFGKVGDDIFTMDYRKPLSAFQAFAICLTSFGTKLACE from the exons ATGTCACTACGTCGTTCATTGCTGTCATCACGAAGAAGAATCCTAAGTCGATCTTTTACATTTTCCTCCAAATCCTTCAAAGAATTTAAACTTCCAGAAACTTCTAATAATGAAATTACTGTTCTTAGTAacggtgatgatgatgacacgTCATCGTGGTCAAATATGTTGCCGGAGTTGTTAGGTGAGATAATAAAGAGAGTTGAAGCTAGTGAGGACACGTGGCCATTACGTCAAAACGTTGTTGCTTGTGGTTGTGTTTGTAAGAGATGGAGACAAGTTACTGAGGATGTTGTTGATTCTTCTCTTCAGAATGGAAAAATTACCTTTCCTTCTTGCCTTAAACAG CCTGGGCCTCGAGAGACTCCTCTACAATGTTTCATAAAACGTGACAAGAAGAACGCGGCATTTTACCTATATCTCGCTCTTTCACCCT CATTAATGGACCAGGGGAAGTTTCTCTTAGCAGCCCGGAGGCACAGAAATGGTGCTCACATTGAATATATAATCTCTCTTGACGCAGATGATTTGTCTCAGAGAAGTAAGGCGTATGTTGGGAAGTTAAG GTCGGACTTTCTTGGAACCAAATTTACCATATATGATAGTCAACCCCCACACAATGGGGCAAGGCCATCAAGCAGCCGGTCTTGTCGTCGTTTTGCAAGCAAGCAGATTAGTCCCCAATTACCAGCTGGTAATTTTGAAGTGGGACATGTTTCCTACAAGTTTAACCTGTTGAAGTCAAGAGGACCGAGGAGGATGGCATGTTTACTCAAGTGTCCCTGTCCCGGAGAAGCTGTTACGCACAAATCTCAGGATGATACTCCGAAGAAGAAGCAGCCTGGTTCTGCAGAAACCAACTCCACAGTTCTGAAAAACAAAGCTCCTCGGTGGCATGAGCATTTGCAATGTTGGTGTTTAAATTTCCATGGCAGGGTCACCGTAGCATCTGTGAAAAACTTTCAGCTAGTTGCAACAATGGACCAAAGCCAGCCTGGGGGAAAAGGTGACGAGGATACAGTTATCCTCCAGTTTGGGAAGGTGGGCGATGATATTTTTACAATGGACTACAGGAAGCCATTGTCTGCTTTCCAAGCGTTTGCAATTTGCCTGACCAGTTTTGGTACAAAATTGGCCTGTGAATAG
- the LOC132036712 gene encoding multiprotein-bridging factor 1b-like has protein sequence MSGGFAQDWEPVVIRKKAPTSAARKDEKAVNAARRSGAEIETIRKSTAGTNRAASSSTTLNTRKLDEDTENLTHQKVPTELKKAIMQARQEKKLTQSQLAQLINEKPQIIQEYESGKAIPNQQIISKLERALGAKLRGKK, from the exons atgAGTGGAGGTTTTGCACAAGACTGGGAACCGGTTGTCATCCGCAAAAAAGCCCCCACCTCCGCCGCCCGTAAGGATGAGAAAGCCGTTAACGCCGCCCGCCGCTCCGGCGCCGAAATCGAAACCATCCGAAAAT CTACTGCTGGTACAAACAGGGCTGCCTCCAGTAGTACAACCTTGAACACCAGGAAACTTGATGAAGATACTGAGAATTTGACTC ATCAAAAGGTACCAACTGAACTGAAGAAAGCCATCATGCAAGCTCGACAAGAGAAGAAGCTGACTCAGTCTCAACTTGCCCAG TTGATAAATGAGAAGCCTCAAATCATCCAGGAGTACGAGTCTGGAAAGGCAATTCCAAATCAACAGATCATCTCTAAACTGGAGAGAGCTCTTGGTGCGAAACTTAGAGGAAAGAAATGA
- the LOC132036438 gene encoding uncharacterized protein LOC132036438 isoform X2 — translation MAWKTQDDLENSDPLQDSGTNEWPCKPIIESSGWATKWPNDSTKSKLQTPLPTPQDEAANNAQLPALLTVSKYLNSTLSQDDDEEFSEYIGEDGLVYFQNVDEGFQDYDFFVKLFKEDDGLRMYYEENKESGGVFCCLVCCGVKEKGWKRFKDCASLVQHAISIAKTSKRRAHRAYCKVVCEILGWDVNKLPAIVISDSDKFDIMQGNADGGGEDCLAGQCKSTNSVSISDTEASLSKLSLIDESKQGKDGGSAELEHNSSSGVTVDRSLGDPSKGTPETTKENTEGVFNCVNSVSKCKAGVDGLLEDLSYLTLEMQKGNAKGASDCVEPSKQCPVVTTEEKGSQKDDDAHKNHK, via the exons ATGGCCTGGAAAACCCAAGATGACCTCGAAAATTCCGACCCACTTCAAGATTCCGGTACCAACGAATGGCCCTGTAAACCCATCATTGAATCATCAGGCTGGGCTACAAAATGGCCAAACGACAGTACAAAATCAAAACTCCAAACCCCTTTACCAACCCCTCAAGATGAAGCTGCAAACAACGCTCAACTCCCAGCATTACTCACAGTTTCCAAATACTTAAACTCTACACTAAGCCAAGACGATGATGAAGAGTTTTCTGAGTATATAGGTGAAGATGGACTTGTTTATTTCCAAAATGTTGATGAGGGTTTTCAAgattatgatttttttgttaAGTTGTTTAAGGAAGATGATGGGTTGAGGATGTATTATGAGGAAAATAAGGAGAGTGGTGGTGTGTTTTGTTGTCTCGTTTGTTGTGGGGTTAAGGAGAAAGGGTGGAAAAGGTTTAAGGATTGTGCGTCACTTGTTCAGCATGCTATAAGTATTGCTAAGACGTCGAAAAGACGGGCTCATCGGGCTTATTGTAAGGTTGTTTGTGAAATTCTTGGTTGGGATGTTAATAAGCTGCCTGCTATTGTGATTTCTGATAGTGATAAG TTTGACATAATGCAGGGGAATGCAGATGGTGGTGGTGAAGATTGTTTGGCAGGTCAATGCAAATCCACAAACTCTGTAAGTATCAGCGATACTGAAGCGTCTCTGTCGAAATTGTCTTTGATTGATGAAAGCAAACAAGGAAAAGATGGTGGCTCCGCAGAATTAGAG CACAATTCTTCAAGTGGAGTCACTGTCGATAGAAGCTTGGGAGATCCCAGCAAAGGTACTCCTGAAACAACCAAAGAGAACACAGAGGGGGTCTTTAACTGTGTG AATTCTGTGAGCAAATGCAAAGCTGGTGTTGATGGACTCTTGGAAGATCTCAGCTATCTTACTCTTGAAATGCAGAAAGGGAATGCAAAGGGTGCATCTGATTGCGTG GAACCTTCCAAGCAGTGTCCTGTTGTTACAACAGAAGAAAAAGGAAGTCAGAAGGATGATGATGCACATAAAAATCACAAATGA